One genomic region from Bacteroidales bacterium encodes:
- a CDS encoding MBL fold metallo-hydrolase translates to MIQVKTYAFNPFQENTYLIYDETQKCIILDPGCYFAEEQKELTDFIAENGLQPEYIVHSHGHVDHILGSDYLRNYYNIQSIMHKDDLEVLRKSKDFGEMIGIEIDQPTDPEIFIKEGEKISFGNTSFDVLHLPGHSPGSIGLYNEKEQVIFAGDVLFRRGIGRTDLMGGDHATLIRNIKDKLLSLNDDTVVYPGHGDTTTIKEEKAENPLLV, encoded by the coding sequence ATGATTCAAGTTAAAACCTATGCATTCAACCCGTTTCAGGAAAACACCTATTTAATCTACGATGAAACTCAAAAATGCATCATCCTGGATCCGGGATGTTATTTTGCCGAAGAACAGAAGGAATTAACCGACTTCATTGCGGAAAACGGGCTGCAGCCTGAATATATAGTCCACAGCCACGGTCATGTAGATCACATCCTGGGTTCGGACTACCTGAGAAACTACTATAATATTCAGTCCATCATGCATAAGGATGATCTTGAAGTATTAAGAAAAAGTAAGGACTTCGGAGAAATGATAGGCATTGAAATTGATCAGCCAACAGACCCTGAAATCTTTATTAAAGAAGGGGAAAAAATATCATTTGGAAATACCTCCTTTGATGTACTGCATTTACCCGGACATTCACCAGGAAGCATAGGGCTTTATAACGAAAAAGAACAGGTCATCTTTGCAGGAGATGTATTGTTCAGAAGAGGTATCGGAAGAACCGACCTCATGGGCGGAGATCACGCCACCCTTATTCGCAATATCAAGGACAAACTCCTGTCTCTGAATGATGATACAGTAGTTTATCCCGGACATGGAGATACTACTACCATAAAAGAAGAAAAAGCCGAAAACCCACTGTTGGTTTAA
- a CDS encoding protein-L-isoaspartate(D-aspartate) O-methyltransferase: MVDTYKHKGLRQKLIKGLRKKGIKDESVLEAMERVPRHYFMESGFEQFAYKDQAFPIAKDQTISQPYTVAFQTELLDVEKHEKVLEIGTGSGYQTAILLEMGAKVYSIERYRDLYLKAKKILNEMGYQPYLFYGDGYKGHPTYAPYDKILITAAADEIPQELLNQLKEGGRMVLPLGSQLGQDMTVVEKTGPDEIKKRKYGSFIFVPLTPGKDSDENN, translated from the coding sequence ATGGTTGATACATATAAACATAAAGGATTAAGACAAAAATTAATAAAAGGGCTCAGGAAGAAGGGGATTAAAGATGAAAGCGTTTTAGAGGCTATGGAAAGGGTTCCGCGCCACTATTTTATGGAAAGTGGCTTTGAGCAGTTTGCCTATAAGGATCAGGCTTTCCCCATAGCAAAGGACCAAACCATATCTCAGCCTTATACTGTAGCCTTCCAGACGGAGCTTCTGGATGTCGAAAAACACGAAAAAGTGCTGGAAATAGGCACCGGATCAGGGTATCAAACAGCCATCCTTCTGGAGATGGGGGCAAAAGTATACTCAATAGAGCGTTATAGAGACTTATACCTGAAAGCCAAAAAAATACTCAATGAGATGGGATATCAGCCCTATTTGTTTTATGGTGATGGTTACAAAGGCCATCCCACCTATGCTCCCTATGACAAAATACTGATCACAGCAGCAGCCGATGAGATTCCCCAGGAACTGCTGAATCAACTGAAGGAGGGCGGAAGGATGGTACTGCCGCTGGGATCTCAGCTCGGACAGGATATGACGGTGGTCGAAAAAACAGGTCCGGATGAAATAAAAAAACGCAAATACGGCAGCTTTATATTTGTACCCCTCACCCCGGGAAAGGATTCCGATGAAAACAATTAA
- the thpR gene encoding RNA 2',3'-cyclic phosphodiesterase — protein MKRTFIACKISPGDKLLKTYTKLRNELKNEKIKWVNSDHFHITLFFLGDTDEEMIPRVRTQVGNLVDQFSSFQIKLSGLGVFKNMNKPRVLWAGIYQYETMKEIKEGIENEMVALGFPAEKKEFRPHLTMARLKWINDKEKLKGLINDYQDEDFQQVKINEIIYYESILKPSGPVYKPIEKFILPD, from the coding sequence ATGAAAAGAACTTTTATAGCCTGCAAAATTTCACCCGGTGACAAGCTCCTTAAAACGTACACTAAATTAAGAAATGAATTAAAGAATGAAAAGATAAAATGGGTAAATAGTGATCACTTTCATATAACACTCTTTTTTCTTGGGGATACAGACGAAGAAATGATCCCCCGGGTCAGAACCCAGGTTGGCAATCTTGTCGACCAGTTCAGCTCTTTTCAAATCAAACTTTCGGGCCTGGGTGTATTTAAAAACATGAATAAACCGAGGGTGCTGTGGGCAGGAATCTATCAATACGAAACGATGAAGGAAATAAAGGAAGGAATCGAAAACGAAATGGTGGCTTTAGGTTTTCCGGCGGAAAAAAAGGAGTTCCGGCCCCATCTTACCATGGCCCGTCTAAAATGGATCAATGACAAAGAAAAACTAAAAGGTCTTATCAACGACTATCAAGATGAAGATTTCCAACAGGTAAAAATCAACGAAATCATATACTATGAAAGCATCCTGAAACCCAGTGGGCCTGTCTACAAGCCCATAGAAAAATTCATTCTGCCGGATTAG
- the elbB gene encoding isoprenoid biosynthesis glyoxalase ElbB, with translation MNKQMKFAVILAGSGVFDGSEIHEATMSFYAIMKNGGTYQAFAPDIDQYNVINHITGEEMEGKRNLLIESARISRGDIMNLKDFNADDYDALILPGGFGAAKNLTSFAFDGANCKVNGEVENAVRAMADQEKPIGALCISPVILAKIFGDVKLTIGQDKDTARAVEEMGATHQATDHAEVVVDKNKKLVTSPCYMLDANILNIAEGADNVVKSILEISG, from the coding sequence ATGAATAAACAAATGAAATTTGCTGTAATTCTTGCCGGAAGCGGTGTATTTGACGGATCGGAAATCCATGAAGCCACCATGTCGTTCTATGCCATTATGAAAAATGGCGGAACTTATCAGGCATTTGCCCCGGATATTGATCAGTATAATGTTATCAACCACATTACCGGGGAAGAAATGGAAGGGAAGAGAAACCTATTGATTGAGTCTGCAAGAATTTCCAGGGGAGATATTATGAATCTGAAAGATTTTAATGCAGATGATTATGATGCCTTGATCTTACCGGGTGGTTTCGGCGCTGCTAAAAACCTGACCTCTTTTGCTTTTGATGGTGCCAATTGCAAGGTTAACGGCGAGGTAGAGAATGCAGTGAGGGCTATGGCAGATCAGGAAAAACCCATAGGAGCCCTGTGTATTTCTCCGGTTATCCTGGCAAAAATATTCGGCGATGTAAAACTGACCATCGGGCAGGACAAGGATACCGCCCGGGCAGTAGAAGAAATGGGAGCTACTCACCAGGCAACCGATCACGCTGAAGTGGTGGTGGATAAAAACAAAAAATTGGTGACTTCTCCTTGTTATATGCTGGATGCCAATATACTGAATATTGCAGAAGGTGCGGATAATGTGGTGAAGTCGATTCTGGAGATTTCCGGTTGA
- a CDS encoding DUF4294 domain-containing protein: protein MKMNGKYILFLFMLFFLFAVPVFSQNGDTLYKVTRSEIKDTMKIEDMHLLKAEEVDGETLASIEVQEVVVYPEIKFDNRRKYRKYQKLVKNLKKVYPYAQKAKYKLIKMEREFQQLESEKERRKYIKKVEKEIKEEFKQDIKKLTISQGRLLLKLIDRETGNTSYQLLDELKGSFSAFFWQTIARVFGHDLKAEYDPNGRDWMIERIVTLIEHNQI from the coding sequence ATGAAAATGAATGGAAAATACATCTTGTTTCTTTTTATGCTTTTTTTTCTGTTTGCCGTTCCCGTTTTTTCTCAAAATGGAGACACCCTTTATAAGGTAACCCGATCCGAGATAAAAGACACCATGAAGATAGAAGACATGCATTTGCTAAAAGCAGAAGAAGTGGACGGTGAGACCCTTGCAAGCATAGAGGTACAGGAAGTTGTGGTGTATCCGGAAATTAAATTTGACAACCGGCGAAAATACAGAAAGTATCAAAAACTGGTAAAAAACCTCAAAAAGGTTTACCCTTATGCCCAGAAAGCCAAGTACAAGCTCATCAAGATGGAAAGGGAATTTCAACAACTGGAATCGGAAAAAGAACGCCGCAAATATATAAAAAAGGTCGAGAAGGAAATAAAAGAAGAATTCAAGCAGGATATTAAAAAGTTGACCATCAGTCAGGGACGGCTTCTCTTAAAACTGATTGACCGCGAGACCGGCAACACTTCCTACCAGCTGCTTGATGAGCTTAAAGGCAGCTTCTCGGCCTTCTTTTGGCAAACCATAGCAAGGGTATTCGGCCATGACCTGAAAGCCGAATACGACCCCAATGGAAGAGACTGGATGATAGAACGTATTGTAACCCTGATCGAACACAACCAGATCTAA
- the gdhA gene encoding NADP-specific glutamate dehydrogenase, which translates to MNVDKLMNELEKKHQGEVEYLQAVREVLECIEDVYNENPQFESASIIERLVEPDRILTFKVPWITDNGQVNVNLGYRVQFNNAIGPYKGGLRFHPSVNLSSLKFLGFEQIFKNALTTLPMGGAKGGSDFNPKGKSDSEIMRFCQSFMTELWNVIGPETDVPAGDIGVGAREIGYLYGMYKKLAKENTGVLTGKGLNWGGSLIRPEATGFGNVYFAKEMLATKGETLEGKTVAISGFGNVAWGAALKATELGAKVIAISGPDGYIFDADGIKGEKIDFMLELRATNEDIVKPYSYEFDSGQFYEGRKPWELEVDIALPCAIQNELNKEDAEQLVENGCMCISEGANMPCTPEAIDIFQNNNILFGPGKAANAGGVATSGLEMTQNSMKLHWSREEVDERLHKIMTDIHNACMEYGKDENGNVDYMKGANIAGFLKVANAMLDQGVI; encoded by the coding sequence ATGAACGTAGATAAATTAATGAATGAGCTTGAAAAGAAACATCAGGGCGAAGTGGAGTATCTTCAGGCGGTAAGGGAAGTATTGGAATGCATTGAAGATGTATACAATGAAAATCCTCAATTTGAAAGTGCTTCTATTATTGAAAGACTGGTTGAGCCGGACCGCATCCTCACCTTTAAAGTTCCCTGGATCACCGACAACGGACAGGTCAATGTCAACCTGGGTTACAGGGTTCAGTTTAACAATGCCATTGGCCCCTACAAAGGAGGATTAAGATTTCACCCCAGTGTAAACCTTAGTTCTCTAAAATTCCTGGGTTTTGAACAAATATTCAAGAACGCCCTCACTACATTGCCTATGGGCGGGGCAAAAGGAGGTTCCGATTTTAATCCGAAAGGCAAGTCGGATTCCGAGATCATGCGTTTCTGTCAGTCATTCATGACTGAATTATGGAATGTCATCGGACCGGAAACAGATGTTCCTGCCGGGGATATTGGTGTGGGAGCAAGAGAAATCGGATATCTCTACGGAATGTATAAAAAGCTGGCTAAAGAAAATACCGGAGTGCTTACAGGTAAAGGGCTTAACTGGGGAGGAAGCCTGATACGACCGGAAGCTACGGGATTCGGAAATGTGTATTTTGCCAAAGAAATGCTTGCCACCAAAGGAGAGACATTGGAAGGAAAAACCGTTGCCATCTCCGGATTTGGCAATGTCGCCTGGGGTGCAGCCCTTAAGGCCACAGAACTGGGAGCTAAAGTAATAGCCATATCCGGACCCGACGGGTATATTTTTGATGCGGATGGAATCAAAGGGGAGAAAATAGATTTTATGCTGGAACTGAGGGCAACAAACGAAGATATTGTTAAGCCCTATTCCTATGAGTTTGATAGCGGCCAGTTTTATGAAGGAAGAAAACCCTGGGAGCTGGAGGTGGATATTGCCTTACCCTGCGCCATTCAAAATGAGCTAAACAAAGAAGACGCGGAACAACTGGTGGAAAATGGCTGTATGTGCATATCCGAAGGTGCCAACATGCCCTGCACACCCGAAGCCATCGACATTTTCCAAAACAACAACATACTCTTTGGTCCGGGAAAAGCAGCAAACGCAGGCGGTGTCGCTACATCCGGACTGGAAATGACTCAGAATTCCATGAAGCTCCATTGGTCAAGAGAGGAGGTTGACGAAAGACTCCATAAAATTATGACTGATATTCATAATGCATGTATGGAATATGGAAAGGATGAAAACGGCAATGTAGATTACATGAAAGGAGCCAATATAGCCGGATTTCTTAAGGTAGCCAATGCAATGCTTGACCAGGGGGTAATTTAA
- a CDS encoding phosphoenolpyruvate synthase, with amino-acid sequence MYTQYKDTLNLDFSDTNFSLLMQKRIHKVLLIASSYDAFMIEEDGRIDEQIFNEYVSLNLRYPPIFVMAHSAEEAFEKLRNDQIDLVITMLTIGGYDTFGLANEIKREYPGKPNVVLTPFSREVSIRIQHEDLSGIDYVFCWLGNADLLLAIIKLIEDKMNVEHDVEEIGVQTILLVENSIRYISSYLPNIYKIMFKQSKEYVREALNEHQRMLRKRARPKILLATTYEEAVEIFDKYKYNLLGVISDMKYKRNGIKDKYAGIKLCEKVRSHDEFIPFLLQSSNRKNEDLAKQHNTGFLHKYSKSLTIELRNYIINQFAFGEFVFRNPKTMEPIGRAHDLRTLQEMIMKIPDESLEYHAGKNDLSKWLNARAIFPIAQLFKYLKISDFNSLDEVRNYILKAISSYRMNKGRGIIAKFDRNSFDEYILFSRIGEGSIGGKARGLAFANSVIKKHNLFSKYSGVLLTIPRTVVLSTDIFDEFMEGNDLYKIGLSEKTDKEILDHFMEARLPSRIYQDLYAFVSVINNPIAVRSSSKLEDSHYQPFAGIYNTYMVPRVDDNTQMIQLLSQAIKSVYASVYFQNSKAYMTATSNVIDEEKMGIILQEVCGSKYKDKFYPTMSGVARSINFYPVEPEKSDEGIANIAFGLGKQIVDGGVSLRFSPKHPNKIIQLSTPEMAIRDTQKYFYALDLRPENFVPSTDEGVNLLRLRIREAEKDKSLRHASSTYDLENNMIREGTIYKGKKIITFANVLKHKVIPLDKILQNLLKVFEKEIGNPIEIEFAVDLNVSKVDPVVFNFLQIRPIVGADQENHFDLEEVDPGETLIYSEAALGNGKIDDIYDVIYVIPGNFTSLKSKDIAEELGKLNDHLREEGRNYVLIGPGRWGTADHTLGIPVKWGQISQARVIVESGLNNYRIDPSQGTHFFHNLTSFRVGYFTVNPYIGEGHFDYEYLERCQAQFENENIRHIRFQNPIPVQIDGKHSRGAVFKPNHSSY; translated from the coding sequence ATTTACACACAATATAAAGATACATTAAATCTGGATTTCAGCGACACCAATTTCAGCCTTTTGATGCAAAAACGCATACACAAAGTGTTGCTTATTGCCAGCAGTTATGATGCTTTTATGATTGAGGAAGATGGCAGAATTGACGAACAGATATTTAACGAGTATGTGTCGCTTAACTTGCGTTATCCGCCTATCTTCGTGATGGCCCATTCGGCCGAAGAAGCTTTTGAGAAATTAAGGAATGATCAGATCGACCTGGTCATTACGATGCTTACCATAGGAGGTTACGATACTTTCGGCCTGGCCAACGAAATCAAAAGGGAATACCCGGGTAAACCCAATGTGGTGCTCACACCCTTCTCCAGGGAAGTCTCCATACGAATTCAGCATGAGGATCTGAGCGGTATCGATTATGTTTTCTGCTGGCTGGGAAATGCTGACTTACTCCTGGCCATCATCAAACTGATAGAGGATAAGATGAATGTGGAACATGATGTGGAAGAAATTGGGGTTCAAACCATACTGCTTGTGGAAAACTCCATAAGGTATATATCCTCTTATCTGCCCAACATTTATAAGATCATGTTCAAGCAGTCAAAGGAATATGTAAGAGAGGCCTTAAATGAGCATCAAAGGATGCTCAGGAAGAGAGCAAGACCAAAAATTCTGCTGGCTACCACCTATGAAGAAGCAGTTGAAATATTCGATAAATATAAATACAACCTCCTGGGTGTTATCTCTGACATGAAGTACAAAAGGAACGGTATAAAAGACAAATATGCAGGGATTAAGCTGTGCGAGAAAGTGAGAAGCCATGATGAATTCATCCCCTTCCTCTTACAATCTTCCAACCGTAAAAACGAAGATCTGGCGAAACAACACAATACCGGATTTCTCCATAAATACTCCAAATCCCTTACCATTGAACTGAGAAACTACATCATCAATCAATTTGCCTTTGGAGAATTTGTTTTCAGGAATCCAAAAACCATGGAACCCATTGGCCGTGCTCATGATCTGCGTACGCTCCAGGAGATGATTATGAAAATTCCCGATGAGTCACTGGAATATCATGCCGGGAAAAATGATCTGTCCAAATGGCTTAATGCCAGGGCTATATTTCCAATCGCTCAATTATTTAAATACCTGAAAATAAGCGATTTTAATTCACTGGATGAGGTAAGAAACTACATCTTAAAAGCGATCTCCAGTTATCGCATGAACAAAGGCAGAGGCATCATAGCCAAGTTTGACAGAAACAGTTTCGATGAATACATTTTGTTCTCAAGGATAGGAGAAGGTTCTATTGGCGGAAAAGCCCGCGGGCTGGCTTTTGCCAATTCCGTGATCAAAAAGCATAACCTTTTCAGCAAGTATTCGGGTGTGCTGCTTACCATACCCCGGACGGTAGTTCTGAGTACCGATATATTCGATGAATTTATGGAGGGCAATGACCTTTACAAAATTGGCTTGTCAGAAAAAACCGACAAGGAAATCCTGGACCATTTCATGGAAGCCCGGTTACCCAGTCGTATCTACCAGGACCTGTATGCCTTTGTTTCCGTTATCAATAACCCCATAGCTGTCCGTTCTTCCAGCAAACTTGAAGATTCGCATTATCAGCCCTTTGCCGGTATATACAACACCTACATGGTACCCCGTGTGGATGACAACACTCAGATGATACAGCTTCTTTCCCAGGCCATTAAGAGTGTATATGCTTCCGTATATTTTCAGAACAGTAAAGCTTACATGACAGCCACTTCCAACGTAATTGACGAAGAAAAAATGGGAATCATCCTGCAGGAGGTATGCGGATCAAAATACAAGGACAAATTCTATCCCACCATGTCGGGTGTCGCGCGTTCCATAAACTTTTACCCGGTAGAACCTGAAAAATCCGACGAGGGAATAGCCAACATTGCCTTTGGACTGGGAAAACAAATCGTGGACGGAGGGGTATCCCTGCGGTTCTCTCCCAAACACCCGAACAAGATCATTCAGCTTTCTACCCCGGAGATGGCTATACGCGATACACAGAAATATTTTTACGCCCTTGACCTGAGACCGGAGAATTTTGTGCCGTCAACCGATGAGGGGGTAAACCTGCTCAGGCTGAGGATCAGGGAAGCCGAAAAAGACAAATCCCTCAGACATGCCTCCTCCACTTACGACCTGGAGAATAACATGATCCGGGAAGGGACCATATACAAAGGCAAAAAAATTATCACATTTGCCAATGTATTGAAGCATAAGGTAATCCCTCTCGATAAGATTCTGCAGAATTTACTGAAGGTATTTGAAAAAGAGATCGGCAATCCTATAGAGATAGAATTTGCCGTAGATTTGAATGTAAGCAAGGTTGACCCCGTGGTCTTCAATTTCCTACAGATCCGGCCGATCGTTGGTGCCGATCAGGAAAACCATTTTGATCTCGAAGAAGTAGATCCCGGTGAAACCCTTATTTATTCCGAGGCAGCCCTGGGCAACGGCAAAATTGATGACATTTATGATGTCATATATGTCATCCCCGGCAATTTCACTTCACTAAAAAGCAAGGATATAGCCGAAGAATTGGGAAAACTCAACGATCATTTGCGGGAGGAAGGCAGAAATTATGTGTTGATCGGCCCCGGACGATGGGGTACGGCTGATCATACCCTAGGCATACCTGTAAAATGGGGACAAATTTCACAGGCCCGCGTCATCGTCGAATCCGGGTTGAATAATTATCGGATCGACCCCAGTCAGGGGACTCATTTCTTCCATAATCTTACCTCCTTCAGGGTAGGTTATTTCACAGTCAATCCTTATATCGGGGAAGGCCATTTCGATTATGAATACCTGGAAAGATGTCAGGCTCAATTTGAAAATGAAAACATCCGACATATCAGATTCCAAAACCCCATCCCGGTTCAAATTGACGGAAAACACAGCAGGGGGGCCGTTTTTAAGCCCAATCATTCATCATACTGA